The Thermoleophilaceae bacterium genome window below encodes:
- a CDS encoding dihydrodipicolinate synthase family protein, with product MPLPYSRGEIKDRARTEWAGCCNVTLPSFNEDFSGLNEAGIRHDVEHAAELGYWGTLVASECGTTLDEYIQFMEIAADAAPEGFKLVAHLSFSTVDEGVKAAQAAEAIGLEAALLSYPPMFVPKSSNEIVEHTRYVAGKTDIALILFGVATWGFKPLHPAGFPMDALEEMAKFETAAALKYEGGGSALHSAFAEAHKRCSEHVIVMNPMEMHMPSIVENYGVRWFGTSGYESFGDRVPRVLAALSEDQFDDAMEIFWSYHPGREAKGQFHASFAGAHFIHRVGWKYLGWLQGMNGGLLRMPHMRLQPGQMKSLRAGLAASGFDLPKDDSDFYAGRIQA from the coding sequence ATGCCACTTCCCTACTCGCGAGGAGAGATAAAGGACCGCGCGCGCACCGAGTGGGCGGGCTGCTGCAACGTCACGCTCCCGTCTTTCAATGAGGACTTCAGCGGGCTGAACGAGGCGGGCATTCGCCACGACGTCGAGCACGCGGCGGAGCTCGGCTACTGGGGCACGCTCGTGGCCTCCGAGTGCGGCACCACGCTCGACGAGTACATCCAGTTCATGGAGATCGCGGCGGACGCCGCGCCCGAAGGCTTCAAGCTCGTCGCACACCTGAGCTTCTCCACAGTGGACGAGGGGGTGAAGGCCGCGCAGGCGGCCGAGGCGATCGGCCTCGAGGCGGCGCTCCTCTCCTACCCGCCAATGTTCGTCCCCAAGTCGTCGAACGAGATCGTCGAGCACACCCGCTACGTGGCCGGCAAGACGGACATCGCGCTGATCCTCTTCGGAGTCGCCACCTGGGGCTTCAAGCCGCTGCACCCCGCCGGCTTCCCAATGGACGCCCTCGAGGAGATGGCCAAGTTCGAGACGGCGGCCGCGCTCAAGTACGAGGGCGGCGGCTCGGCCCTGCACTCGGCGTTCGCGGAGGCGCACAAGCGCTGCTCCGAGCACGTGATCGTGATGAACCCGATGGAGATGCACATGCCGAGCATCGTCGAGAACTACGGCGTGCGCTGGTTCGGCACGAGCGGCTACGAGTCGTTCGGCGATCGCGTGCCGCGCGTGCTGGCGGCGCTCTCCGAGGACCAGTTCGACGACGCGATGGAGATCTTCTGGAGCTACCACCCCGGGCGCGAGGCGAAGGGGCAGTTCCACGCGAGCTTCGCCGGCGCGCACTTCATCCACCGCGTGGGCTGGAAGTACCTCGGCTGGCTCCAGGGCATGAACGGAGGCCTCCTGCGGATGCCGCACATGCGCCTCCAGCCGGGGCAGATGAAGTCACTGCGAGCGGGCCTCGCGGCATCTGGATTCGACCTTCCGAAGGACGACTCGGACTTCTACGCGGGACGCATCCAGGCAT
- a CDS encoding GntR family transcriptional regulator codes for MRETTDLTDVKLQTGLKERRITADYVAEALREAINSGDLADGAVLNQAAIASHFGVSRVPVREAMRQLQAEGLITTRAHRLAVVRSLSLDRIVEIYDLRALLEGYVTERAVPNIDSAQLKKLNALEKEMRGVSDHARWLELNARFHQMLYEPAEAEVTLELIDQLRARAERYVRLWSKGPGIHRPKEAGREHAGILKLVEQGNAKGARKAIEEHVLHTRDRVIERGRQEAARNGDNAEQS; via the coding sequence GTGAGAGAGACCACCGATCTCACGGACGTGAAGCTCCAGACTGGTCTGAAGGAGCGCCGCATCACCGCCGATTACGTGGCGGAGGCGTTGCGCGAGGCGATCAACAGCGGCGACCTCGCCGACGGCGCGGTGCTCAACCAGGCGGCCATCGCGTCCCACTTCGGCGTCTCGCGCGTGCCCGTGCGCGAGGCCATGCGCCAGCTGCAGGCCGAGGGCCTCATCACCACGCGCGCACACCGGCTCGCTGTGGTGCGCTCGCTTTCGCTCGACCGCATCGTCGAGATCTACGACCTCCGCGCGCTCCTCGAGGGCTACGTGACGGAGCGGGCGGTGCCGAACATCGACTCCGCGCAGCTCAAGAAGCTGAACGCGCTCGAGAAGGAGATGCGCGGCGTGTCCGACCACGCCCGCTGGCTCGAGCTGAACGCGCGCTTCCACCAGATGCTCTACGAGCCGGCCGAGGCGGAGGTCACGCTCGAGCTGATCGATCAGCTGCGTGCCCGTGCGGAGCGCTACGTGCGCCTGTGGAGCAAAGGCCCGGGCATCCACCGCCCCAAGGAGGCAGGCCGCGAGCACGCCGGCATCCTCAAGCTGGTGGAGCAGGGCAACGCCAAGGGCGCCCGCAAGGCAATAGAGGAACACGTGCTCCACACCCGCGACCGCGTGATAGAGCGCGGCAGGCAAGAAGCAGCACGCAACGGCGACAACGCCGAGCAAAGCTAA
- a CDS encoding aromatic-ring-hydroxylating dioxygenase subunit beta, with amino-acid sequence MSATDAGVATERDVRAVEEFLYHEAELLDSRRYQEWLGLYTEDAIYWIPQGDEPDHVHHVSIAYDDHRRLHERVLRLESGFAFSQDPPSRTCHVVGNVRVVGEVEGDLEVRSNLVLAEMRRGVQSVYAGEITHRLVPTGGSFMVRRKTIRLINSDIPLSNLTFLV; translated from the coding sequence GTGAGCGCCACGGATGCCGGCGTGGCGACTGAGCGCGACGTGCGCGCGGTGGAGGAGTTCCTCTACCACGAGGCCGAACTGCTCGATTCGCGCCGCTACCAGGAGTGGCTCGGCCTCTACACCGAGGACGCGATCTACTGGATCCCTCAGGGGGACGAGCCCGACCACGTGCATCACGTGTCGATCGCATACGACGACCACCGCCGCCTGCACGAGCGCGTGCTGCGCCTCGAAAGCGGGTTCGCGTTCTCGCAGGACCCGCCCTCTCGCACCTGTCACGTGGTGGGCAACGTGCGCGTGGTGGGCGAGGTGGAGGGCGACCTGGAGGTTCGCTCCAACCTCGTCCTAGCGGAGATGAGGAGAGGTGTGCAAAGCGTCTATGCGGGGGAGATAACGCATCGGCTGGTTCCGACCGGCGGATCCTTCATGGTGCGCCGGAAGACGATCCGATTGATCAACAGCGACATTCCACTCAGCAACCTGACCTTCCTCGTATGA
- a CDS encoding Rieske 2Fe-2S domain-containing protein → MTLMSDPAGLITDDWRIHGSIYNDPEIFALEKERLFHGPWLYVAHESEVREPGDYKTTYAGTQPVIVARGADDGELRVLLNRCRHRGSMVCQDESGNANYFRCPYHGWTYRNSGELRGITYDDAYPDLERESLGLVRMPRVESFAGFVFASFTEDGPSLAEYLGNAKPYLEIVSQQGPSGIRLSAGSHRLTYRGNWKLQVENTIDNYHFGFVHRSFLEVLADRIGEAPPIVKNILHNPEWRTIDLGGGHSVHEFGDPHTGNNQGQLGDLPFNLIVFPNLCFVGAQLRHVLPRAADRTEVRLYPILHEGESDEDNAAILRVHEGFYGPAGMGGVDDIEVAFDRVHAGMEATEQDWLIMSRGAHREQPGENGTLIGHAADEVPQRAFYRQWRRLMGSAA, encoded by the coding sequence ATGACGCTGATGTCTGATCCCGCCGGGTTGATCACAGACGACTGGCGGATCCACGGGTCGATCTACAACGATCCCGAGATCTTCGCGCTCGAGAAGGAGCGCCTCTTCCACGGTCCGTGGCTGTACGTGGCCCACGAGAGCGAGGTGCGCGAGCCCGGCGACTACAAGACCACGTACGCCGGCACCCAGCCGGTGATCGTGGCTCGCGGCGCCGACGACGGCGAGCTGCGCGTGCTGCTCAACCGCTGCCGCCACCGCGGCTCGATGGTCTGCCAGGACGAGTCGGGCAACGCCAACTACTTCCGCTGCCCGTACCACGGCTGGACCTACCGCAACAGCGGCGAGCTCCGCGGCATCACGTACGACGACGCGTATCCCGACCTCGAGCGCGAGTCGCTGGGCCTCGTGAGGATGCCGCGCGTGGAGAGCTTCGCCGGCTTCGTGTTCGCGAGCTTCACGGAGGACGGGCCCTCGCTCGCCGAGTATCTGGGCAACGCCAAGCCCTACCTCGAGATCGTGTCCCAGCAGGGCCCGAGCGGCATCCGGCTCTCCGCCGGCTCGCACCGCCTCACCTACAGGGGCAACTGGAAGCTGCAGGTGGAGAACACGATCGACAACTACCACTTCGGCTTCGTGCACCGGAGCTTCCTCGAGGTGCTGGCCGACCGCATCGGGGAGGCGCCGCCGATCGTCAAGAACATCCTCCACAACCCCGAGTGGCGCACGATCGATCTCGGAGGCGGCCACTCCGTGCATGAGTTCGGCGATCCGCACACCGGCAACAACCAGGGCCAGCTCGGGGACCTGCCTTTCAACCTGATCGTGTTCCCCAACCTCTGCTTCGTGGGCGCGCAGCTGCGGCATGTGCTGCCGCGCGCGGCCGACCGCACGGAGGTGCGCCTCTACCCGATCCTGCACGAGGGCGAGAGCGACGAGGACAACGCCGCGATCCTGCGCGTGCACGAGGGCTTCTACGGCCCGGCCGGCATGGGCGGGGTGGACGACATCGAGGTGGCATTCGACCGCGTGCACGCGGGCATGGAGGCCACCGAGCAGGACTGGCTGATCATGAGCCGCGGCGCACACCGCGAGCAGCCGGGGGAGAACGGCACGCTGATCGGCCATGCCGCCGACGAGGTGCCGCAGCGGGCGTTCTACCGGCAGTGGCGCAGGCTGATGGGGAGCGCCGCGTGA
- a CDS encoding FAD-dependent oxidoreductase — MTISSSGRIVVVGASLAGLRAAERLRKEGFGGELIVMGSEDHLPYDRPPLSKELLRGEREAPDIALRGGADLDAEWLLGETAAALELSARVIRTGSGRALSFDGLVIATGSAPRRLPNLDPDLPGIFELRTLEHSLELREHLGRRPHLVVVGCGFIGVEVASTARALGAAVTIVSLDPPLAIAGELISGVCAGMLADHGVTLHIGRTVSEVLGDGRFEGVVLDDGTRIEADLALVAVGAAPVTGWLEGSGLALRDGVLCDSSCAVIGVEGVVAAGDVARWPNPVFDSAPMRIEHWTNAVEQGGAAALTLLHGSGADTVYAPVPSFWSDHFGTRLQSVGLPALADETTVVDGSLEERRFVAACRRDGKLVGAITYGMPRGLLKYRIALARGEPSAPEASLAS; from the coding sequence GTGACCATCTCCTCCTCCGGGCGGATCGTGGTGGTGGGCGCCTCGCTCGCCGGGCTCCGGGCGGCGGAGCGGCTGCGCAAGGAGGGCTTCGGCGGCGAGCTGATCGTGATGGGCTCGGAGGACCACCTGCCCTACGACCGCCCGCCGCTGTCGAAGGAGCTGCTGAGGGGCGAGCGCGAGGCCCCGGACATCGCGTTGCGCGGCGGCGCGGACCTCGATGCCGAATGGCTGCTCGGTGAGACGGCTGCCGCGCTCGAGCTCAGCGCGCGCGTGATCCGCACAGGGTCGGGCCGCGCGCTCAGCTTCGACGGCCTCGTGATCGCCACCGGCAGCGCGCCGCGGCGGCTCCCGAACCTGGACCCCGACCTGCCGGGGATATTCGAGCTGCGCACGCTCGAGCACTCGCTCGAGCTGCGCGAGCACCTGGGTCGGCGACCGCATCTCGTGGTGGTGGGCTGCGGCTTCATCGGGGTGGAGGTGGCGTCCACCGCGCGTGCGCTCGGCGCCGCGGTGACCATCGTGAGCCTCGACCCGCCGCTGGCCATCGCGGGCGAGCTGATCTCGGGCGTGTGCGCCGGGATGCTCGCCGACCACGGCGTGACCCTCCACATCGGCCGCACGGTGAGCGAGGTGCTTGGCGATGGGCGCTTCGAGGGCGTGGTGCTCGACGACGGCACGCGGATCGAGGCCGACCTCGCGCTCGTGGCGGTGGGCGCCGCGCCGGTCACCGGCTGGCTCGAGGGCTCCGGCCTCGCGCTCCGCGACGGGGTGCTCTGTGACTCGTCCTGCGCGGTGATCGGCGTGGAGGGCGTGGTGGCCGCCGGCGACGTGGCCCGCTGGCCCAACCCGGTGTTCGACTCGGCGCCGATGCGCATCGAGCACTGGACCAACGCGGTGGAGCAGGGCGGCGCCGCGGCCCTCACGCTGCTTCACGGCTCCGGTGCGGACACCGTCTACGCCCCGGTGCCGAGCTTCTGGTCCGACCACTTCGGCACGCGGCTCCAGTCCGTGGGCCTGCCGGCTCTCGCCGACGAGACCACTGTGGTGGATGGTTCCCTGGAGGAGCGGCGCTTCGTGGCCGCATGCCGCCGCGACGGCAAGCTCGTGGGGGCGATCACCTACGGAATGCCGAGGGGCCTGCTCAAGTACCGCATCGCCCTCGCGCGCGGAGAGCCCAGCGCCCCCGAAGCCTCGCTGGCATCCTGA
- a CDS encoding ferredoxin translates to MRIIVDRDLCDLHGQCVLTAPDVFRFDDEGELQYLPEVEGELVARAEAAASICPTAAIEIKP, encoded by the coding sequence ATGAGGATCATCGTCGACCGCGACCTCTGCGACCTCCACGGCCAGTGCGTGCTCACCGCACCGGACGTGTTCAGGTTCGACGACGAGGGCGAGCTGCAGTACCTGCCCGAGGTGGAGGGCGAGCTGGTGGCCCGGGCGGAGGCTGCGGCGTCGATCTGCCCCACCGCGGCGATCGAGATCAAGCCGTGA
- a CDS encoding xanthine dehydrogenase family protein molybdopterin-binding subunit: MAPEGVVGRALPRVEDERLLRGGGRYVDDIHPEGCVEAAFLRSPFAHARVTRVDLSEALRAPGVAGAFDGAQAAALAGPLVFDMARIVPDPVRRSVDPLVRVQPMPALATDRVTYVGQPVAMVIAESRYLAEDALQLIDVEYDDLPAVVDPETALEPGAPLLEPEWGDNVAIAFNFRKGDADAAFAGAHATIEERFRSHRYTAAPIETRGVVAALDPFDGRLTVWASSQTPHLMRDFLAGALGYAPDRVRVVAPDVGGGFGMKGSIYPEDLLVPMAARELRRPVKWIEDRSEDLAAATHGREQVHRIELAADADGRILALRDDIVHNSGAFTTLGLVVPYNSFTHLLGPYDIESVDVRMRAVLTNTGVTAPFRGAGRPETVFAVERAIDRLARELGMDPAELRERNMVRPDQMPYATGLVYRDGADQVYDSGDYPALLRKAREVVDAGELRARSTGERRIGVGYAAYTEGTGVGPFESARVTVEPSGRVVVRYGGASQGQGHRTTLAQVAADALGVRFEDVEVRGGDSAELAQGFGTIASRTLVLAGNAIAEAAGEVRERAKRVAAEMLEISPDDLELADGAFSPRGSPGTRLALADVAGFLSPFNPARPKGEPAELAAGSIYRPSTVTYAAGVHVAVVAVDVATGVVELLRYAVAHDCGRVVNPAIADGQIAGGVMQGIGGALYEELVYDEAGQLVTGSFLDYLLPTASEAPELRLTHHDVPSPLNPLGVKGLGEGGAIGPPAAIANAVEDALLDLGVVVREGPLGPSRVRELIREAERASQGKVNTVGS, from the coding sequence GTGGCGCCTGAGGGCGTGGTCGGGCGCGCGCTGCCGCGGGTGGAGGACGAGCGCCTCCTGCGCGGTGGCGGCCGTTACGTGGATGACATCCATCCCGAGGGCTGCGTGGAGGCCGCCTTCCTGCGCAGCCCCTTCGCGCACGCGCGCGTAACAAGGGTCGATCTGAGCGAGGCGCTTCGGGCCCCCGGCGTGGCGGGGGCCTTCGACGGCGCGCAGGCCGCGGCGCTGGCCGGACCGCTCGTGTTCGACATGGCGCGGATCGTGCCCGACCCGGTGCGCCGCTCGGTGGACCCGCTCGTGCGCGTGCAGCCGATGCCCGCCCTGGCCACCGATCGCGTGACCTACGTCGGCCAGCCGGTGGCGATGGTGATCGCGGAGAGCCGCTACCTGGCCGAGGACGCGCTCCAGCTCATCGACGTGGAATACGACGACCTGCCCGCGGTGGTGGATCCTGAGACGGCGCTCGAGCCCGGCGCCCCGCTGCTCGAGCCCGAGTGGGGCGACAACGTGGCGATCGCGTTCAACTTCCGCAAGGGCGACGCGGATGCAGCCTTCGCGGGCGCGCACGCCACCATCGAGGAGCGCTTCCGCTCACACCGCTACACGGCGGCGCCGATCGAGACGCGCGGCGTGGTGGCGGCGCTCGACCCGTTCGACGGCCGCCTCACCGTGTGGGCGTCGAGCCAGACCCCGCACCTCATGCGCGACTTCCTAGCCGGCGCCCTCGGGTACGCGCCCGATCGAGTCCGCGTGGTGGCTCCGGACGTGGGCGGTGGATTCGGGATGAAGGGCTCGATCTACCCCGAGGACCTGCTCGTGCCGATGGCCGCACGCGAGCTGCGCCGTCCGGTGAAGTGGATCGAGGACCGCTCCGAGGACCTCGCCGCCGCCACCCACGGGCGCGAGCAGGTGCACCGGATCGAGCTGGCGGCGGACGCCGACGGCCGCATCCTCGCTCTGCGAGACGACATCGTGCACAACTCCGGCGCCTTCACCACCCTCGGCCTGGTGGTGCCTTACAACAGCTTCACCCACCTGCTCGGGCCGTACGACATCGAGTCCGTGGACGTGCGGATGCGCGCCGTGCTCACCAACACTGGCGTGACCGCTCCGTTCCGTGGCGCCGGCAGGCCCGAGACCGTGTTCGCGGTGGAACGCGCGATCGACCGCCTCGCTCGCGAGCTGGGCATGGACCCGGCCGAGCTGCGCGAGCGCAACATGGTGCGGCCGGATCAGATGCCGTACGCCACCGGCCTCGTGTACCGCGACGGCGCCGACCAGGTGTACGACTCGGGCGACTACCCGGCGCTGCTGCGCAAGGCGCGCGAGGTGGTGGACGCGGGCGAGCTGCGCGCTCGGTCCACCGGCGAGCGGCGCATCGGCGTGGGATACGCGGCCTACACCGAGGGCACGGGCGTGGGCCCGTTCGAGAGCGCGCGCGTGACCGTTGAGCCGAGCGGCCGGGTGGTGGTGCGCTACGGCGGCGCCTCGCAGGGCCAGGGCCACCGCACCACCCTGGCCCAGGTGGCCGCGGACGCTCTCGGCGTGCGCTTCGAGGACGTGGAGGTGCGCGGCGGCGACTCGGCCGAGCTGGCCCAGGGCTTCGGCACGATCGCGAGCCGCACGCTGGTGCTCGCGGGCAATGCCATCGCGGAGGCGGCGGGGGAGGTGCGCGAGCGGGCAAAGCGCGTCGCGGCGGAGATGCTCGAGATCTCGCCCGACGACCTCGAGCTGGCGGACGGCGCGTTCAGCCCGAGGGGCAGCCCCGGCACCAGGCTCGCGCTCGCGGATGTGGCGGGCTTTCTCTCGCCCTTCAATCCGGCGCGGCCGAAGGGCGAGCCGGCGGAGCTCGCGGCGGGCTCGATCTACCGCCCGAGCACGGTGACCTATGCGGCCGGCGTGCACGTGGCCGTGGTGGCGGTGGACGTGGCCACGGGAGTGGTCGAGCTGCTGCGCTACGCGGTGGCGCATGACTGCGGACGCGTGGTCAACCCCGCGATCGCCGACGGTCAGATCGCCGGCGGCGTGATGCAGGGCATCGGCGGCGCGCTCTATGAGGAGCTCGTGTACGACGAGGCGGGGCAGCTCGTCACGGGCAGCTTCCTCGACTACCTGCTGCCAACGGCCAGCGAGGCACCCGAGCTGCGGCTCACCCATCACGACGTGCCGTCGCCGCTCAACCCGCTCGGCGTGAAGGGGCTCGGCGAGGGCGGTGCGATCGGTCCGCCGGCCGCGATAGCCAACGCGGTGGAGGATGCTCTGCTCGACCTCGGCGTGGTGGTGCGGGAGGGGCCGCTCGGGCCGAGCCGCGTGCGCGAGCTCATCCGCGAGGCCGAGAGGGCTTCGCAGGGCAAAGTGAATACAGTAGGCTCTTAG
- a CDS encoding (2Fe-2S)-binding protein, producing the protein MAAEIEIRLTLNGEERSASVEPRLLLSDFIRHEARLTGTHVGCEHGVCGACTVLVEGEPQRSCLMFAVQADGASIETIEGVAPGGELGVVQQAFHEAHGMQCGFCTPGFVMSLTALLRESPDASDDEILDSLSGHLCRCTGYVNIIEAAHLARARVNGGA; encoded by the coding sequence GTGGCAGCTGAGATCGAGATCCGGCTCACCCTCAACGGCGAGGAGCGGAGCGCGAGCGTGGAGCCGCGGCTCCTGCTCAGCGACTTCATCCGGCACGAGGCGCGCCTCACGGGTACGCACGTGGGCTGCGAGCACGGCGTGTGCGGCGCGTGCACGGTGCTCGTGGAGGGCGAGCCGCAGCGCTCGTGCCTGATGTTCGCCGTGCAGGCCGACGGCGCGTCCATCGAGACCATCGAGGGCGTGGCTCCGGGCGGCGAGCTCGGGGTGGTGCAGCAGGCGTTCCACGAGGCGCACGGGATGCAGTGCGGCTTCTGCACGCCCGGCTTCGTGATGTCGCTCACCGCGCTGCTGCGCGAGTCGCCGGACGCGAGCGACGACGAGATCCTCGACAGCCTGAGCGGCCACCTCTGCCGCTGCACGGGCTACGTGAACATCATCGAGGCGGCGCATCTCGCGCGCGCGAGGGTGAACGGTGGCGCCTGA
- a CDS encoding xanthine dehydrogenase family protein subunit M — translation MKPAPFAYHAPDQLDEVLALLGDHAHEVRLLAGGQSLVPMMNFRLAAPEVLVDIRRVDALRHVRREGDGTLAIGAGVRQSALLREPVVKAGWPLLTEGARHIGHPQVRSRGTVCGSLAHHDPTAELPALAVALDARMMLAAASGTREVPAREFFVSYYTAALEPGEMLLEVRFPPCPAGAGWCFKEVARRRGDFALVGVAALVEAGDDGSVSSARIVLCGVGERPFRALDAEEAVAAGASFEEAGRLVADAVRPVGSIHASAEYRRECAGVLAARALSEAWGRAGGS, via the coding sequence ATGAAGCCCGCTCCGTTCGCCTACCACGCTCCTGACCAGCTCGACGAGGTGCTGGCGCTGCTCGGCGACCACGCTCACGAGGTGCGGTTGCTGGCGGGCGGGCAATCGCTCGTGCCGATGATGAACTTCAGGCTGGCGGCGCCCGAGGTGCTGGTGGATATCCGGCGCGTGGACGCGCTCCGGCACGTGCGCCGCGAGGGCGACGGCACGCTTGCGATCGGCGCCGGCGTCCGCCAGAGCGCCCTGCTGCGCGAGCCGGTGGTCAAGGCCGGCTGGCCGCTCCTCACCGAGGGCGCGCGCCACATCGGCCACCCGCAGGTGCGCAGCCGCGGCACGGTGTGCGGCAGCCTCGCGCATCACGACCCCACCGCGGAGCTACCCGCCCTTGCGGTGGCGCTCGACGCGCGCATGATGCTGGCGGCCGCCTCCGGCACCAGGGAGGTGCCGGCGCGCGAGTTCTTCGTCTCCTACTACACGGCGGCGCTCGAGCCGGGCGAGATGCTGCTCGAGGTGCGCTTCCCCCCGTGTCCGGCGGGGGCCGGCTGGTGCTTCAAGGAGGTGGCGCGCAGGCGCGGCGACTTCGCGCTCGTGGGCGTGGCCGCGCTGGTGGAGGCGGGCGACGACGGCAGCGTGTCGAGCGCCCGGATCGTCCTGTGCGGCGTGGGCGAGCGGCCCTTCCGCGCGCTCGACGCAGAGGAGGCGGTGGCGGCCGGCGCGTCGTTCGAGGAGGCCGGGCGGCTCGTGGCCGACGCGGTGAGGCCGGTGGGCTCGATCCATGCCAGTGCGGAATACCGGCGCGAGTGCGCCGGCGTGCTTGCTGCCCGCGCGCTGTCCGAGGCGTGGGGGCGCGCCGGTGGCAGCTGA
- a CDS encoding DUF1445 domain-containing protein, with protein MSQVNVSPAEVRAAARAGEWRGTTRNAAPGYVQCNLVVLPAGWAEEFALWCDANPRVAPVLARSEPGDPRLPALGDVDVRTDVPRYRLFRDGIATGELDDLAAIWTDDLVAFAFGCSFSLEEALRRAGVALDYEGRGFGGAIYTTTRHTSPVGPFAGPLVVSMRPLRIGEVELAISVSEAHPQLHGAPVHHGDPAALGIDLDQPLDAIGNVDVAPGEEPVFWACGVTPQLVIERAKPPLAITHLSAHMLVTDMRLEELSRL; from the coding sequence GTGTCGCAAGTAAATGTCTCCCCTGCTGAAGTCCGAGCAGCCGCGCGCGCCGGCGAGTGGCGAGGCACCACGCGCAACGCCGCGCCCGGCTACGTGCAGTGCAACCTCGTGGTGCTGCCCGCGGGCTGGGCGGAGGAGTTCGCCTTATGGTGTGATGCCAATCCGCGAGTGGCGCCGGTGCTCGCCCGCTCGGAGCCCGGCGACCCGCGGCTGCCGGCGCTCGGCGATGTGGACGTGCGCACCGACGTCCCTCGCTACCGCCTGTTCCGCGACGGCATCGCCACCGGCGAGCTGGACGACCTCGCCGCCATCTGGACCGACGACTTGGTGGCCTTCGCGTTCGGCTGCTCCTTCAGCCTCGAGGAGGCGCTGCGGCGCGCTGGGGTGGCACTCGACTACGAAGGCCGCGGCTTCGGCGGCGCGATCTACACCACCACGCGCCACACCAGTCCGGTTGGGCCGTTCGCCGGGCCGCTCGTGGTGTCGATGCGGCCGCTCCGCATAGGCGAGGTCGAGCTGGCCATCAGCGTGAGCGAGGCCCATCCCCAGCTTCACGGCGCCCCAGTGCATCACGGCGATCCGGCGGCGCTGGGGATCGATCTCGACCAGCCACTCGACGCCATCGGCAACGTGGACGTGGCGCCGGGCGAGGAGCCCGTGTTCTGGGCCTGCGGCGTCACGCCTCAGCTCGTGATCGAGCGTGCAAAGCCGCCGCTCGCGATCACGCACCTGTCAGCGCACATGCTCGTCACCGACATGCGGCTCGAGGAGCTCAGCCGGCTGTGA
- a CDS encoding aromatic ring-hydroxylating dioxygenase subunit alpha, giving the protein MPRSSPIPLEEFELSISDPLAARFLPPDAYRSEEFFRFELEAIWDREWICVGRLEEIADPGDWFSIDIAGEPLLVVRADEDEVVAMSAVCRHRGMIVAEGRGNCSKSFVCPYHHWAYDRRGQLIGAPQMQGVGTFDKSEIALPRVRSELWRGFIFINFDEQAEPLAPRLAPLEPVIAPYRPEDLRGEFLKDPNYHMYSEFDWNWKVYMDGQTECYHCDKLHGTTACMINMDLLGTRVGVTDAEVGLFDYFMNGRSIDATLNHVGRAIFPPIEGLTEEQRWETHSVLIAPSLFLQLLPDSVIAVCWTPTGCESMRSKRHRLYPRSTLDRDDFVERHREESKAVREFVEQDLYAFAGVQRGLNSRFAPRGPISSRERVMVEFNRWLVNRYRAADDRARGGLVTAG; this is encoded by the coding sequence GTGCCGCGCTCAAGCCCGATCCCGCTGGAGGAGTTCGAGCTCTCGATCAGCGATCCGCTGGCTGCGCGCTTCCTCCCGCCGGACGCCTACAGGTCCGAGGAGTTCTTCCGCTTCGAGCTCGAGGCGATCTGGGACCGAGAGTGGATCTGCGTTGGGCGGCTCGAGGAGATCGCGGACCCGGGCGACTGGTTCTCCATCGACATCGCCGGGGAGCCGCTGCTGGTCGTGCGTGCCGACGAGGACGAGGTGGTGGCGATGTCGGCCGTGTGCCGGCACCGCGGCATGATCGTGGCCGAGGGCAGGGGCAACTGCTCGAAGTCGTTCGTCTGCCCGTACCACCACTGGGCGTACGACCGCCGCGGGCAGCTGATCGGCGCGCCTCAGATGCAGGGCGTGGGCACCTTCGACAAGTCTGAGATCGCGCTGCCGCGCGTGCGCAGCGAGCTGTGGCGCGGCTTCATCTTCATCAACTTCGATGAGCAGGCGGAGCCGCTCGCGCCGCGCCTCGCGCCGCTCGAGCCTGTGATCGCCCCCTACCGGCCCGAGGACCTGCGCGGCGAGTTCCTGAAGGACCCGAACTACCACATGTACTCGGAGTTCGACTGGAACTGGAAGGTCTACATGGACGGCCAGACCGAGTGCTACCACTGCGACAAGCTGCACGGCACCACGGCGTGCATGATCAACATGGACCTGCTCGGCACCAGGGTGGGGGTGACCGACGCCGAGGTCGGGCTGTTCGACTACTTCATGAACGGGCGCTCGATCGACGCCACCCTGAACCACGTGGGGCGCGCGATCTTCCCGCCGATCGAGGGGCTCACCGAGGAGCAGCGCTGGGAGACCCACTCGGTGCTGATCGCGCCCAGCCTCTTCCTGCAGCTCCTCCCGGACAGCGTGATCGCGGTGTGCTGGACGCCCACGGGCTGCGAGTCGATGCGCTCCAAGCGCCACCGGCTGTACCCGCGGTCCACGCTCGATCGCGACGATTTCGTGGAGCGCCATCGCGAGGAGTCGAAGGCGGTGCGCGAGTTCGTGGAGCAGGACCTGTACGCGTTCGCGGGCGTGCAGCGCGGGCTCAACTCGCGCTTCGCCCCGCGCGGGCCGATCTCCTCGCGCGAGCGCGTGATGGTGGAGTTCAACCGCTGGCTCGTGAACCGCTACCGCGCCGCGGACGACCGCGCGCGCGGCGGCCTGGTCACAGCCGGCTGA